From Kitasatospora sp. MAP12-44:
CGGACGCGGGTCTGCGGGCTGGAGAAGGAGGTGGCGTTCTCCAGCAGCTCGGCGAGCAGGTGGACGAGGTCGTTGACGACCCGGCCGGCGACCTCCGCCGAGGGGACGGCGGCGAGTTCGATGCGCTCGTACTGCTCCACCTCGGAGGCGGCCGCGCGCAGCACGTCCACCAGCGGGACCGGGCGGGTCCAGCGGCGGCCCGGGTCCTCGCCCGCCAGGACGAGGAGGTTCTCGCCGTTGCGGCGCATGCGGGTCGCGAGGTGGTCGAGCTTGAACAGGCTGGCGAGCTGGTCGGGGTCGGCCTCGCGGCTCTCCAGCTCGGAGATCAGCGAGAGCTGGCGCTGGATCAGGCCCTGGCTGCGGCGCGAGAGGTTGGTGAACATCGCGTTGATGTTGCCTCGCAGCAGCGCCTGCTCGGCGGCCAGTCGGACGGCCTCGCGGTGCACCATGTCGAAGGCGTGCGCCACATGGCCGATCTCGTCGGCCGAGTCGACACCGACCGGCGCGACCGTGACGTCCACGTCGTGCGGGTCGCTCTCGGAGAGCGTCTTGACCAGCTCGGGCAGTCGCCGCTCGGCGACGTCCTCGGCGGCGGTCTGCAGCTTGGTCAGCGAGCGCACCATCGAGCGGGCCACAAGTGCCGCGCCGCCCACCGCGACCAGCAGCACCAGGGCGATCAGCCCGCCGTTGAGGATGGTCTGGGTGTCGGCGGCCGACTGCAGCGACTGGGCCTTGCCCTTGAGGTCCTCGAGGAGCTGGTTCTCGATCGCCCGCTCGTTGTCGATCAGCGTGCTGGACTGCTCGTACCAGTCGCGGTAGGTGCGCGGCTCGGCGGACTGGATGCCGTTGGCCTGCAGCACCTGGGTGGCGTAGCGGTTGGCGGCGGCGATGTCCTGGTTGTAGCTCAGCCGGGTGCGCAGCTTCTGGGCCGCGGTGTTGCCGTAGATGTCGTTGAAGTTGGTGACCGAGTTCTGGTACGCGGTCTGCAGGCGGACGCCGAAGCTCTGGTCCGAGAGGCTCATGTTGGCCCCGCCCGGGTGGGCGAGCGCGGCGCTGATCAGCGCCCGCTGCATCGAGCTGCTCTCCTTCTCCAGGGAGAACTGCTGGAGCGCGCGGGTGGACTTGACCAGGTCGGCGTTGGCCGAGGTGAGGGCGATGTCCTGGCTGATGGACAGCAGGTCCTTGATGATCGTGTCGTAGCTGGTGACCGTCGACTCGATGTTGTCGGGCTGCGAGTAGGCGCTGCTGCGGATCTGCGCCAGCAGGTTCATGTCCTTGCGGACCTGCATCAGCAGCGAGTTGCCGCCCGAGAGGTCCATGCCGTCGAAGGAGTCGGCACGGGCGTTGTAGGCCTTGTTGAGGTTGTCGGTCTGCGTGCGCGCCGCGTCGACCTCGGGGTCGGTCTTGCCGTTGGCGGTCATCGGGCCGGCGCTGATGTCGCGCTCGGTCTCCAACGCGTCGGCCAGGGCGGTGGCGCGGGCTGCCAGGTCGCTCAGGTTGGCCATCTGGGCCAGCTGGCTGGAGTTCTGCACCGAGGCCTGGATGCGCAGGCCTCCCAGCACCAGGGCGACCATCACGGGGAGCAGCAGCAGCGCGATCAGCCGGGTCCGGATACGCCAGTTGCGCAGCCGTATCCGGCCCACACCGGTGGCGCGGCGGCGGTTGAGCGAACCGCGGAGCTTGGCACGGCTGAGCCGGCCGTCCGCAGTGCCGTCGTCGGAGTCGTGCTCGGCTTCGGGGGCCCCGCCGGTCAGCTGGTCGCCCGGCAAGGCGTCCGGCGACTGCTGGTCGGGGCTGGATAGGGGCTCGCGCGACTCCGGGTGGCCTGCGGCGCCGCTACCCCTCTTGAAACGTCCCTGCACTGGCGTCGCAACCTCTGGACCGGGCGCCCCTCCGCGTTGCCGAGGACGGGCGGTGTCGAGTTTCGATATCCGCATCCCGGCTGATCCGGGAATGCATTCGAGCCGCCGTGGGTAGGTCCTCCGCACTGCGGGTGTCCGGCGTGCGGTCGATGGATCGCGGTTCGCAGCGGTCGCAGTGCCAAGGAGGGTTCACCTCCGGCGGTTCGTGGCATTCCAGCACAGCGGGGGAACTCCAACAAGGGGCGGGGTGGCCGCGGTCGGGAGCTACCGAGTGCGCGCGGGGCCTCACGGACGGTGCGTCCAAACCGGGGTATAGCGGCCATTTGGGACAGTTGGTGCTCGGATGCCCGAGACTCGCCGCCTCGCCGGGTTCCCGATATGCCGGAAACTGCACGATTGTCGGAATTTCCTTCTTGGGTGAAATATCCAGTATGCGGGCCTTGTTCGCCGATTTGTGAGCAAAATCACAGCCTAATGTGTAGCTTTGGTCACGGTGACTGTGGAAAGAGATCTCTACCCTGGCTCGGTGTAGTTCCGCAGTTCGCCCCAGACTGGGGCGGCCCCAACCTGAGGTGTGAAGCGATGTCCCAGAAGTCGCCCAAGTCGGCTCCCAAGTCGACGCTCGGCTCCCGTCCCACGGCGAACCCGCGCCGGACGACCCTGGCCTCGGTGGAGGACTTCAGCAAGCTGCCCGGCGCGCGCGCCTCGCAGGAGCCGGTCGAGTACGCCACCGAGCTGCCGACCAGCACGGCCAACCCGCGCCGCACCATCCTGATGACGGTCCCGGGGCAGCGGGCCTGACGCCAGGCTGACAAACATCCGCCGGAGGGCGCCGCCAGCAGGAATGGCGGCGCCCTCCGGCGTTGCCTGGCGATAGCCTGGGGCTGAGTTCTCCACAGCACCGAGAGGTTGCCCAGCCGTGCGTATTGCCAGGTTTTCTGTCCGGGAAGGGAGCCCTGCCGCCGGCAGCGTCTCCTTCGGCGTGGTCGAGGGCGACAGCTCGCAACCGGAGTCGCTGGTGGTGCACGCGCTGACCGGCCACCCGTTCGGGCCGCCCCAGTTGAGCGGTGAGAGCTACCGGATGCAGGACATCCGGCTGCTGACCCCGATGCTGCCCAACAAGATCGTCGCGGTCGGCCGCAACTACGCGGCGCACGCCGCCGAACTGGGCCACGACGTGCCGGACGTCCCGCTGACGTTCTTCAAGCCTTCCACGGCGGTGATCGGCCCCACCGAGTCCATCGCCTACCCGCCGTTCTCCTCGGACGTCCAGCACGAGGCGGAACTGGCCGTGGTGATCGGCCGGATGTGCCGCGAGGTCCCGCTGGCCCGGGTGCCCGAGGTGATCTTCGGCTACACCTGCGCCAACGACGTGACCGCCCGCGACGTGCAGCAGCGCGAGGGCCAGTGGGCGCGGGCCAAGGGCTTCGACACCTCCTGCCCGCTCGGACCGTGGATCGAGACCGAGCTCGACCCCTCCGACCTGGCCATCACCTGCACGGTGAACGGCGAACTCCGCCAGGCCGGCCGCACGTCGCTGATGATCCGCGACATCGCCGAGCTGATCGTGCACATCTCGGAGGCGATGACGCTGCTCCCGGGCGACGTCATCCTCACCGGCACCCCGGCGGGTGTCGGACCGCTCAACGTCGGCGACGAGGTCGCCGTCTCCATCGAAGGCATCGGCACTCTCGCCAATAAGGTGATCAAGCGTGGCTAACACTGAGCTGGACCCCACTGTCCGGGTCCGCTTCTGTCCCTCCCCGACCGGCAACCCGCACGTGGGCCTGGTCCGCACCGCCCTCTTCAACTGGGCCTTCGCCCGCCACCACGGCGGCAAGCTGGTCTTCCGGATCGAGGACACCGACGCGGCCCGCGACTCCGAGGAGTCGTACCACCAGCTGCTCGGCGCGATGCGCTGGCTCGGCTTCGACTGGGACGAGGGCCCCGAGGTCGGAGGCCCGCATGCGCCCTACCGGCAGTCGCAGCGGATGGACATCTACGCCGACGTCGCCCGCCGCCTGCACGAGGCCGGCCACGCCTATGAGTGCTTCTGCAGCACCGAGGAGCTGGACGCCCGGCGCGACGCCGCCCGCGCGGCCGGCCGCCCCTCCGGCTACGACGGCCAGTGCCGCACGCTGACCGAGGAGCAGAAGGCCGCCTACCGGGCCGAGGGGCGCGAGCCGATCCTGCGCTTCAAGATGCCCGACTCGACCATCGTCTTCGACGACCTGGTCCGCGGCACGCTCAGCTTCGAGCCCAAGGACGTGCCGGACTACGGCATCGTCCGGGCCAACGGCGCCCCGCTCTACACCCTGGTCAACCCGGTGGACGACGCCCTGATGGGCATCACCCACGTGCTGCGCGGCGAGGACCTGCTCTCCTCGACGCCCCGGCAGATCGCGCTCTACGCCGCGCTGGCCGAGATCGGCGTGGGCAGCGGCGCCACCCCGCGCTTCGGCCACCTGCCGTATGTGATGGGCGAGGGCAACAAGAAGCTCTCCAAGCGCGACCCGCAGGCCAGCCTCAACCTCTACCGCGAGCGCGGCTTCCTGCCCGAGGGCCTGCTCAACTACCTTGCGCTGCTGGGCTGGTCGCTCTCCGAGGACAACGACCACTTCACCATGGACGAGCTGGTCGCCGCCTTCGACATCTCGAAGGTGAACGCCAACCCGGCGCGCTTCGACCTGAAGAAGTGCGAGGCGATCAACGCCCGCCACCTGCGCGAGCTGGCGCCCGAGGAGTTCGTCCGCCGGCTGATCCCGTACCTCCAGGCCCCTGGCCTGCTGCCGGCCGAGCCGACCGCCGAGCAGCTGGAGCTGCTCACCAAGGCCGCGCCGCTGACCCAGGAGCGGATGGTGGTGCTGAGCGAGATCGTCGACATGGCGGGCTTCCTCTTCGTCGACCCGGCCGCCTTCGCGGTCGACCCGGACGACGCGGCCAAGGCGCTCACCCAGGACGCCAAGCCGGTCCTGGAGGCCAGCATCAAGGCGCTGCGCGAGCTGGCGGACTTCACGCCGGAGCCGATCCAGGCCGCGCTGCGCGAGGCGCTGGTGGACGGGCTCGGCATCAAGCCGAAGTTCGCCTTCACACCGCTGCGGGTGGCCGTCACGGGCCGACGGATCTCCCCGCCGCTCTTCGAGTCGATGGAACTGCTCGGCCGCGACGAGACGTTGCGCCGTCTGGAGCTGGCCCTGGACGTGCTCGGCGCCGCCTGATCCGGTGTCCGGCCTGGTCGCGGCGTACCTGTCGTGACCAGGCCGGCGGCCTGCCTGCGGTTATCGATTTTGGAGCAGGGCAGGGCGTCGGGTAATGTTCTTTCTGCGCCGCCCGGAAGGGCAGGGGAGAAGGACCAGAAGCTTCTCCAAGATCGACAGAACGGCGCAAGCATCAAGCAAGGCCCCGCAGGGGGTTGTGTTTTGATGGGGTATGGTGTAATTGGCAGCACGAGTGATTCTGGTTCATTTAGTCTAGGTTCGAGTCCTGGTACCCCAGCGCAGTAACAGTGGTATGGCAAGCCCCCGTTGTGTAGCGGCCTAGCACGCTGCCCTCTCACGGCAGTAGCGCCGGTTCGAATCCGGTCGGGGGTACGCAGTTCTCAATTGCATATGGTTCAAGCCCCCGTTGTGTAGCGGCCTAGCACGCTGCCCTCTCACGGCAGTAGCGCCGGTTCGAATCCGGTCGGGGGTACCAGATCCTTCATCAGTCACCATCCGGACGCTTTACCCCCGGAGGCGACGAAGCTGGATCACCAGGTTTGCCCCCGTTGTGTAGCGGCCTAGCACGCTGCCCTCTCACGGCAGTAGCGCCGGTTCGAATCCGGTCGGGGGTACGAGCAGGTAGGCCGGTGGGCTCTGTCCCATCGGCCGAGTGCTTTTGTTGGGGTATGGTGTAATTGGCAGCACGAGTGATTCTGGTTCATTTAGTCTAGGTTCGAGTCCTGGTACCCCAGCCAGTGAAGTCCCCCCGGTTCATCCGGGGGTTTTTTGTTTTTCCGCCGCACTGCGGACGCAACACATCGGGCCCGCCCCTGGAAAAGGGGCGGGCCCGATGTGTTTCCTGCGTCGGTTCAGCTGCGCCGCAGCGCCTCGGTGAGGCGGTTGGCGGCTTCGATGATGGCCTGGGCGTGCATGCGGCCCGGGTGGCGGGTCAGCCGCTCGATGGGGCCGGAGACCGAGACGGCGGCCACCACGCGGTTGGAGGGGCCGCGGACGGGCGCGGAGACGGACGCGACGCCCGGCTCCCGCTCGCCGATCGACTGGGCCCAGCCGCGCCGTCGGACGCCGCTCAGCGCGGTGGCGGTGAAGCGGGCGCCCTGGAGGCCGCGGTGGAGCCGTTCGGGCTCCTCCCAGGCCAGCAGGACCTGGGCGGCCGAGCCGGCCTTCATCGGCAGGGTGCTGCCGACCGGGACGGTGTCCCGCAGGCCGGAGAGCCGCTCGGCGGCGGCGACGCAGATCCGCATCTCGCCCTGCCGGCGGTAGAGCTGTGCGCTCTCGCCGGTGACGTCTCGCAGGTGGGTCAGGACCGGGCCCGCGGTGGCGAGCAGCCGGTCCTCGCCCGCCGCGGCGGAGAGTTCGGAGAGTCGGGGGCCGAGGATGAAACGGCCCTGCATGTCCCTGGTGACCAGGCGGTGGTGTTCGAGTGCGACGGCGAGACGGTGGGCGGTGGGCCGCGCCAGTCCGGTGGCGGCGACCAGCCCCGCCAACGTGGCGGGGCCCGACTCCAGTGCGCTGAGCACCAGAGCGGCCTTGTCGAGAACGCCGACGCCGCTAGAGTTGTCCATACCCCGATACTGCAGTCTCAATCCGCGAGACGCAAGCTCAATCTTCGAGGAAAAGCGCCACTCTGGATGAAGCAGCCCGGGAGACACCCCCGCAACAGGCCGCGCGATGACACCCGTCCCGCGGCCCGCGCGAGGCTATCGATCCGGTGTGCGGGTCGCCCGCGGCCTGCCCCACGCAGGGTGCCGCGGGAAGTGATCTCGACTACACGAGAAGGCCGGCAGAGCGGCCGGCTGGAGGGAATGCGATGGGACGGACACTCGCAGAGAAGGTCTGGGACGATCACGTCGTCCGGCGCGCCGAGGGCGAGCCCGACCTGCTCTACATCGATCTGCACCTGCTGCACGAGGTGACCAGCCCGCAGGCCTTCGACGGCCTCCGGCTGGCCGGGCGCACGGTTCGCCGGACCGATCTGACGATCGCCACCGAGGACCACAACACTCCTACCCTCGACATCGACAAGCCCATCGCGGACCCGGTCTCCAAGGTGCAGTTGGAGACGCTGCGCCGCAACGCGGCCGAATTCGGCGTCCGCATCCACTCGCTGGGCGACGTCGAGCAGGGCGTCGTCCACGTGGTGGGCCCCCAGCTGGGACTGACCCAGCCCGGCACCACCGTGGTCTGCGGCGACTCCCACACCTCGACCCACGGTGCTTTCGGCGCACTGGCGTTCGGCATCGGCACCAGCCAGGTCGAGCATGTGCTGGCCACCCAGACGCTGCCGCTGGCCCCGTTCAGGACCATGGCGATCACCGTCGAGGGCGAGCTGCCCGACGGCGTCACCGCCAAGGACCTGATCCTGGCGATCATCACCAGGATCGGTACCGGCGGCGGCCAGGGCTACGTTCTGGAGTACCGCGGTTCGGCGATCCGTGGCCTGTCCATGGAGGCCCGGATGACCATCTGCAACATGTCCATCGAGGCGGGCGCCCGGGCCGGCATGATCGCCCCGGACCAGACGACCTTCGACTACCTGCAGGGCCGCCCGCACGCCCCCCAGGGCGCCGACTGGGACGCCGCGGTGGCGTACTGGGAGACCCTGGTCAGCGACGACGACGCGGTCTTCGACGCCGAGGTCGTCATCGACGCGACCGAGCTGACCCCGTTCGTCACCTGGGGCACCAACCCGGGCCAGGGCGCCCCGCTGGGCGCCAGCGTGCCGGACCCGGCCTCCTTCGCGGACCCGTCGGAGCGGGTCGCCGCCGAGAACGCGCTGAAGTACATGGGCCTGCAGGCCGGTACGCCGCTGCGCGAGGTCACGGTCGACGCGGTCTTCGTCGGCTCCTGCACCAACGGCCGGATCGAGGACCTGCGGGCCGCCGCGGCCGTCCTGGACGGCCGCAAGGTCGCTGACGGCGTCCGGATGCTGGTGGTGCCCGGTTCGGTCCGGGTGGCGCTGCAGGCCGTCGAGGAGGGCCTGGACAAGGTGTTCACCGCGGCCGGCGCCGAATGGCGGCACGCGGGTTGCTCGATGTGCCTGGGCATGAACCCCGACCAACTCGCCCCCGGCGAGCGCTGCGCGTCCACCTCGAACCGCAACTTCGAGGGACGCCAGGGCAAGGGCGGCCGCACCCACCTGGTCTCGCCTCAGGTCGCCGCGGCCACCGCGGTGCTGGGCCGTCTGGCCGCTCCCGTCGATCTGTCGTCCAACGTCGCTGTGGAGGTCTGACGCGTCATGGAGAAGTTCACCACCCACACCGGCCGGGCCGTTCCGCTGCGCCGCAGCAATGTCGACACCGACCAGATCATCCCGGCCCACTGGTTGAAGAAGGTGACCCGTTCCGGATTCGAGGGCGGGCTGTTCGAGGCCTGGCGCAAGGACCCGGAGTTCATCCTCAACCAGCCCGAGCGAAGCGGCGCCACGGTGCTGGTCGCGGGTCCCGAGTTCGGTACCGGCTCCTCCCGCGAGCATGCCGTCTGGGCGTTGCAGAACTACGGTTTCCAGGCGGTCATCTCCTCGCGTTTCGCTGACATCTTCCGGGGTAACTCGCTGAAGAACGGCCTGCTCACGGTGGTTCTGCCGCAGGAGACGGTGGAGCGGATCTGGGCGCTGACCGAGGCCGATCCGACCGCGGAGGTGACCGTCGACCTGGAGTCCCGCGAGGTGCGCGCCGAGGGTATTGCGGCTTCCTTCGAGCTGGATGAGAACGTCCGTTGGCGGTTGCTCAACGGCCTGGACGACATCAGCATCACGCTCCAGAACGCTGATGACATCACGGCCTTCGAACAGACCCGTCCCACCTTCAAGCCGCGTACGCTGCCGGTGCTCTGAGCACTCGCTTTCTGACGCCGTGCCGGATGGCCCGTCTCCCCGTCGGGGGGGCGGGCCATCCGTGTTGAGGGGTCCCGGATGGGCCTCGGGTTGGCGTCGGATAAACCCCGGCGCGTCGCAAGTCCGGACGGATGGCACAATCAGAGCATGCACCGGCACCATGAACCTCCGTACGCGGGTAGCGATCCCGCGTCATCGGAGTTCGTGACCCCGGAGGCCGGGAGTCGAATTGACGATCGGCCGGACGTCGACACCTCACCTGATGAGGGACCGGACGACCCGGAAGTCGCAGCGCTCTACGCGCTAGTGGCAGAGCGGTTGAAGCAGGCTCATGCCCGCGTGTACTCGCTGCATGCGTCTGCTGACGCAAAGACCGCTCTCACCCGTCAACTGTTGATCGTCACCGAGCTCGCCAAGCGCGATCTCCCGGAGGCGGCGCGGCGGTTGAGTCGCTTTGTGCAGGACCTCGACGAGGGGCGTCCGCCCGTCCACTGAGGTCGCAGACGCGCAAATCCATTGCGACACTAGGGTGATTCGCGCGTTTGGTAATTGAAAGTCCGCAAATAGATGCCTAACGTGCGAATTGAACGGATGGAATCATCCGGCGCCCGTTTCTGAAGGGGAAGACGTGAACAAGGCTCAGCTTGTCGAAGCGGTGGCCGAGCAGCTGGGTGGTCGCAAGGCTGCCGCAGAGGCCGTCGACGCAGTGCTCGACACCATGGTGCGTGCCGTTGTGGCCGGTGACCGGGTGTCGGTCACGGGTTTCGGCACTTTCGAGAAGGTGGAGCGCTCCGCGCGCTTCGCCCGTAACCCGCAGACCGGCGAGAAGGTCAAGGTCAAGAAGACCTCGGTGCCGCGCTTCCGCCCCGGCCAGGGCTTCAAGGACCTGGTCAGCGGCAGCAAGAAGCTGCCGAAGGAGGGTCCCTCGGTCAAGAAGGCCCCCAAGGGCTCGCTGACCCCCGGCAAGAGCGGCACCACCGCCGCCGTGAAGCGCGCCGCCACCAAGCGCGTCGCGTCCGCCGCTGCCGCCGAGGCGGCCGCTCCGGTCAAGAAGACCGCGGCCAAGAAGACCACCGCGACCGCGGCGAAGAAGGCCGCCGTCGCCAAGAAGGCGACCCCGGTCAAGAAGACCGCCACGGCGGCCAAGAAGGCCACCCCCGCCACCAAGGCCGCGGCGGCCAAGAAGACCACCGCCACCGCCAAGAAGGCCACGGCCACGGTCGCCAAGAAGGCCGCCGCGGTGAAGAAGACCGCGCCGGCCAAGAAGACCACCACGCGCAAGACCACGGCGCGCAAGACCGCCGCGAAGTAACAGCAGTCTGCATTTCAGCGGTCCGCCAGGACCCTGCACAGCCGCGGCGGCCCGCTCTCCGGTTCGGAGAGCGGGCCGCCGCGGCTGTGTCGCAACTGGCCGCAGCGGCAGTCGAGTCGACGGGGAGGTCGGCAGGGGAGCTCAGGCCCCGGGGTCGGCGAAGGTCTGCAGCGTCACGAAGACCACCCGGCGGGCCTCGCCCGCACCCTCGGTGCGGATCCGCACCCGCTGGCCGGGACGCAGCAGCCGCAGCCCGCCGGCGTCGAACGCGGCGGCGTCGAAGGGCACCGGGGTGCCGTCGTCGAGCAGCACGGAGCCGGCGCGGGTCTCGGAGTCGAACGTGAACGCGGTGGCCTGCATGCCGCCAGCTTAAACCGCCCCACCGACAGCGGGCCGGTCGGACCGGATCAGACCAGCGCGGCCGCGACCGCCGCGGTGCAGCGCCCGACGCCCAGCCGCAGCGCCTCGGCGAGGTCGGCCGCGGTGTCCACGTCCCGGCGGACCGACGGGACGTCCAGGAGCGCGAGTTCGAGCGCACCGCCCGCCGCGTGCCGCTCGCGCGAGGCGCCGCCGAAGGCGGGCCGCAGCCGGTGGTCGGGCGAACAGGCCAGCAGGGTCGTGCCAATGCCGGGGGAGTCGGCCAGAAAGGCCCGTCCGCTCGCGGGGACCGCGGTCAGCACCCTGTCCAGTTCCTCCGGTCGCAGCGCGGGCAGGTCGGCGGAGAGCGCGGCCAGGGGCGCGTCGGGAGCCAGTGCCCGCGCGCGGGCGGCGCCGTGCGCCAGCGCGGGATTGAGCCCGCCGCCCGGCTCGTCGGTCACCAGGACGGCGCCGAGCCGGGCCAGCAGAGGCCCCGCCAGCGGGTCCCGCGAGACCACCAGGACCCGCCCGACCGCCGGGCAGTTCAACGCGGCCGTGACGGTGTCCACCGCGAAGGCGAGCGCGAGCTCCTCGCGGCGCTCACCGGCGTATTCGCCCAACCGGGACTTGGCCTGAGCGAGCGCCTTCACCGGCAGGACCAGGGACCAGCCGGCCGACCGGCCCCGCGCGGCCGGGGAGGTTGGGCGTACGGTGTGCTGGGTCATCCGCGCCATTCTGGTGCCGGGCCGGGAGTCTGCGCCAGACAGCCCCGTGGGGTGTGACGTGCGATTGGTCACTCGGACCGGACCTACGGGAAAGGCCGCTCGACAGGGCTATTTGCCGTGGCGAGGATGACCAGGGTTTCCTTGTCAACCGACGCGAAGTCAACCGACGCGAACCGACGCCTGCGGCACCCCACGTGCCGCACCACACGAGGAGGACCTGGGGTGGCCCGCCGCTCGTACGCCCGTTTCGGCAACGCGGACTACGGAATCTGGTACCGCTTCGCCGCGGTTCTGGTGAAACCGGTGACGACCGCACTGGTGAAGCCGGACTGGCGCGGTTGGGAGCACCTCCCGAAGGAGGGTGGCTTCCTGACGGTGGTGAACCACAACTCGGTGATCGATCCGCTGATCTACGCACACTTCCAGTACAACAGCGGCCGCCCGCCGCGGATGCTCGGCAAGTCGGCGGTGTTCTCGGTTCCTTTCATCGGTTTCATGCTGCGCAAGACCGGTCAGATCCCGGTCTACCGCGATTCCACCGACGCGGCGAAGGCCTTCCGGGCCGCCATCGACGCGGTCAACAACGGCCAGGTCGTGCAGTTCTACCCCGAGGGCACGCTCACCCGGGACCCTGACCTGTGGCCGATGACCGGCAAGAGCGGCGCGGCCCGGGTCGCCCTGATGACCGGCGCTCCGGTCATCCCGGTGGCGCACTGGGGCGCGCACGAGAT
This genomic window contains:
- a CDS encoding fumarylacetoacetate hydrolase family protein — its product is MRIARFSVREGSPAAGSVSFGVVEGDSSQPESLVVHALTGHPFGPPQLSGESYRMQDIRLLTPMLPNKIVAVGRNYAAHAAELGHDVPDVPLTFFKPSTAVIGPTESIAYPPFSSDVQHEAELAVVIGRMCREVPLARVPEVIFGYTCANDVTARDVQQREGQWARAKGFDTSCPLGPWIETELDPSDLAITCTVNGELRQAGRTSLMIRDIAELIVHISEAMTLLPGDVILTGTPAGVGPLNVGDEVAVSIEGIGTLANKVIKRG
- the leuD gene encoding 3-isopropylmalate dehydratase small subunit; translation: MEKFTTHTGRAVPLRRSNVDTDQIIPAHWLKKVTRSGFEGGLFEAWRKDPEFILNQPERSGATVLVAGPEFGTGSSREHAVWALQNYGFQAVISSRFADIFRGNSLKNGLLTVVLPQETVERIWALTEADPTAEVTVDLESREVRAEGIAASFELDENVRWRLLNGLDDISITLQNADDITAFEQTRPTFKPRTLPVL
- the ndgR gene encoding IclR family transcriptional regulator NdgR, which gives rise to MDNSSGVGVLDKAALVLSALESGPATLAGLVAATGLARPTAHRLAVALEHHRLVTRDMQGRFILGPRLSELSAAAGEDRLLATAGPVLTHLRDVTGESAQLYRRQGEMRICVAAAERLSGLRDTVPVGSTLPMKAGSAAQVLLAWEEPERLHRGLQGARFTATALSGVRRRGWAQSIGEREPGVASVSAPVRGPSNRVVAAVSVSGPIERLTRHPGRMHAQAIIEAANRLTEALRRS
- the gltX gene encoding glutamate--tRNA ligase; amino-acid sequence: MANTELDPTVRVRFCPSPTGNPHVGLVRTALFNWAFARHHGGKLVFRIEDTDAARDSEESYHQLLGAMRWLGFDWDEGPEVGGPHAPYRQSQRMDIYADVARRLHEAGHAYECFCSTEELDARRDAARAAGRPSGYDGQCRTLTEEQKAAYRAEGREPILRFKMPDSTIVFDDLVRGTLSFEPKDVPDYGIVRANGAPLYTLVNPVDDALMGITHVLRGEDLLSSTPRQIALYAALAEIGVGSGATPRFGHLPYVMGEGNKKLSKRDPQASLNLYRERGFLPEGLLNYLALLGWSLSEDNDHFTMDELVAAFDISKVNANPARFDLKKCEAINARHLRELAPEEFVRRLIPYLQAPGLLPAEPTAEQLELLTKAAPLTQERMVVLSEIVDMAGFLFVDPAAFAVDPDDAAKALTQDAKPVLEASIKALRELADFTPEPIQAALREALVDGLGIKPKFAFTPLRVAVTGRRISPPLFESMELLGRDETLRRLELALDVLGAA
- the leuC gene encoding 3-isopropylmalate dehydratase large subunit: MGRTLAEKVWDDHVVRRAEGEPDLLYIDLHLLHEVTSPQAFDGLRLAGRTVRRTDLTIATEDHNTPTLDIDKPIADPVSKVQLETLRRNAAEFGVRIHSLGDVEQGVVHVVGPQLGLTQPGTTVVCGDSHTSTHGAFGALAFGIGTSQVEHVLATQTLPLAPFRTMAITVEGELPDGVTAKDLILAIITRIGTGGGQGYVLEYRGSAIRGLSMEARMTICNMSIEAGARAGMIAPDQTTFDYLQGRPHAPQGADWDAAVAYWETLVSDDDAVFDAEVVIDATELTPFVTWGTNPGQGAPLGASVPDPASFADPSERVAAENALKYMGLQAGTPLREVTVDAVFVGSCTNGRIEDLRAAAAVLDGRKVADGVRMLVVPGSVRVALQAVEEGLDKVFTAAGAEWRHAGCSMCLGMNPDQLAPGERCASTSNRNFEGRQGKGGRTHLVSPQVAAATAVLGRLAAPVDLSSNVAVEV
- the cofC gene encoding 2-phospho-L-lactate guanylyltransferase, which encodes MTQHTVRPTSPAARGRSAGWSLVLPVKALAQAKSRLGEYAGERREELALAFAVDTVTAALNCPAVGRVLVVSRDPLAGPLLARLGAVLVTDEPGGGLNPALAHGAARARALAPDAPLAALSADLPALRPEELDRVLTAVPASGRAFLADSPGIGTTLLACSPDHRLRPAFGGASRERHAAGGALELALLDVPSVRRDVDTAADLAEALRLGVGRCTAAVAAALV
- a CDS encoding HU family DNA-binding protein, whose product is MNKAQLVEAVAEQLGGRKAAAEAVDAVLDTMVRAVVAGDRVSVTGFGTFEKVERSARFARNPQTGEKVKVKKTSVPRFRPGQGFKDLVSGSKKLPKEGPSVKKAPKGSLTPGKSGTTAAVKRAATKRVASAAAAEAAAPVKKTAAKKTTATAAKKAAVAKKATPVKKTATAAKKATPATKAAAAKKTTATAKKATATVAKKAAAVKKTAPAKKTTTRKTTARKTAAK
- a CDS encoding lysophospholipid acyltransferase family protein; the encoded protein is MARRSYARFGNADYGIWYRFAAVLVKPVTTALVKPDWRGWEHLPKEGGFLTVVNHNSVIDPLIYAHFQYNSGRPPRMLGKSAVFSVPFIGFMLRKTGQIPVYRDSTDAAKAFRAAIDAVNNGQVVQFYPEGTLTRDPDLWPMTGKSGAARVALMTGAPVIPVAHWGAHEIVPPYGYGGRDKGKARLSLFPRHRVQVVAGPPVDLSRYQGRELTAQVLREATEDIMAAITEVLAGIRGEQPPATRFDMRRAAEQRGRQAEDRRDRAVTTDEEPTK